One Lactobacillus crispatus DNA segment encodes these proteins:
- a CDS encoding HU family DNA-binding protein, which translates to MANKAELVSEVASKTKLTKKQVANTVDAILDSIQENLAKGEKVQLIGFGTFEVRHRAARKGRNPQTGDEIEIPASEVPAFKPGKALKDAVK; encoded by the coding sequence ATGGCAAATAAGGCTGAATTAGTTTCAGAAGTTGCTTCAAAAACTAAGTTAACTAAGAAGCAAGTTGCAAATACTGTTGATGCTATCCTTGATTCAATTCAAGAAAACCTTGCTAAGGGTGAAAAGGTACAATTAATCGGTTTTGGTACTTTTGAAGTACGTCACCGTGCTGCTCGTAAGGGCCGTAACCCACAAACTGGTGATGAAATCGAAATCCCAGCTAGTGAAGTACCTGCATTTAAGCCAGGTAAAGCTCTTAAGGATGCCGTTAAGTAA
- the der gene encoding ribosome biogenesis GTPase Der gives MVLPVVAIVGQPNVGKSTLFNRIINQRLAIVEDKPGVTRDRNYAQAEWMGHKFDLIDTGGITWEGGKIEEEIRAQAEIAIEEADVIVMLTNVVNHVTDLDERIAHLLYRTKKPVILAVNKADNPEQRSDIYDFYSLGLGDPIPVSSSHGTGIGDLLDQIVNDFPDDKDTEADDVISFSVIGRPNVGKSSIVNKLLGEDRVIVANEEGTTRDAVDTPFTHDGVKFKVVDTAGIRRRGKVYEKTEKYSVMRAMSAIERSDVVLLVLDASTGIREQDKHVAGYAHEAGRGIIIVVNKWDLPKKNSTSAKEFEREIRDEFQYLDYAPILFVSAKTGQRLDQIPNMVKEVYDNQNQRIQSSVLNDLLLEASKLVPTPMVKGKRLRVYYMTQVSTNPPTFVVFVNDPELMHFSYERFLINQLRQNFDFTGTPIKILPRKRK, from the coding sequence ATGGTTTTACCAGTTGTTGCAATTGTTGGTCAACCCAATGTTGGTAAATCAACACTTTTCAATAGAATAATTAATCAACGTTTAGCTATTGTTGAGGACAAACCCGGTGTTACCCGAGATCGTAATTATGCTCAAGCCGAATGGATGGGGCATAAGTTTGATTTGATCGATACTGGTGGTATTACCTGGGAAGGCGGCAAGATCGAGGAAGAAATCAGAGCTCAAGCAGAAATTGCAATTGAAGAAGCAGATGTTATCGTGATGTTAACCAATGTGGTAAATCACGTGACAGATTTAGACGAAAGAATAGCTCATCTTCTTTACCGTACTAAAAAGCCAGTTATTTTAGCTGTAAATAAAGCTGATAATCCTGAACAGCGAAGCGATATTTATGATTTCTATAGTTTAGGATTGGGGGATCCGATTCCTGTTTCAAGTAGTCATGGTACTGGTATTGGTGATTTGCTTGATCAGATTGTTAATGATTTTCCTGACGATAAAGATACTGAAGCTGATGATGTTATTTCTTTTAGCGTGATTGGTCGACCAAATGTAGGTAAGTCTTCAATTGTTAACAAATTACTTGGTGAAGATCGGGTAATTGTTGCTAATGAAGAAGGAACAACTCGTGATGCTGTCGATACGCCGTTTACTCATGATGGTGTAAAATTTAAGGTCGTTGATACTGCCGGAATCAGAAGACGAGGCAAAGTGTATGAGAAGACAGAAAAGTACTCTGTAATGCGCGCTATGAGTGCTATTGAGCGTTCAGACGTGGTTTTACTTGTCCTCGATGCAAGTACAGGCATTAGAGAACAAGACAAGCATGTGGCTGGATATGCTCACGAGGCGGGTCGTGGAATCATCATTGTCGTTAACAAATGGGATTTGCCGAAAAAGAATAGTACAAGCGCTAAAGAATTTGAACGTGAAATTAGAGATGAATTTCAATATTTGGACTATGCTCCTATTCTTTTTGTTTCTGCCAAGACAGGTCAAAGATTAGATCAAATTCCTAATATGGTTAAAGAAGTCTATGATAATCAAAATCAAAGAATTCAATCTAGTGTCTTAAATGACTTGTTGCTTGAAGCAAGTAAGTTAGTTCCAACTCCAATGGTGAAGGGTAAGAGATTGCGTGTTTATTACATGACCCAAGTAAGTACGAATCCACCGACTTTTGTTGTATTTGTGAATGACCCAGAACTGATGCACTTCTCATATGAACGATTTTTGATTAATCAATTACGACAAAACTTTGATTTTACGGGTACACCAATCAAGATTTTGCCACGTAAACGTAAATAA
- the rpsA gene encoding 30S ribosomal protein S1: MSENSNQFLDALKQMQGVEVGDIVDVEVLDIEDGQIDVGVENAGVEGVITRREYTSDRNADLRDLVKPGDKFKALVLRRAGGDKENGEFFFSVTRLKEREAYDKLQKDFEDGNAVEGTVTSSVRGGLIVDVGTRGFLPASLISNRYVSDLKPYIGKTMKLKITEIDPNKNRLILSHKDLVEEEREEAFDKVASQLVVGDVVEGKVSRLTNFGAFIDVGGVDGLVHISEISYKHVDKPSDVLKVGQDVKVKVIGIDNDRHRISLSIKQTEPSPFEQATADLNEGDIFEGEVKSLTNFGAFVEVADGIQGLVHVSEISNKHVDKPSDVLKVGQSVKVKVLNIDPSDRRISLSIKAADSNASSENHNSRPRRSRNENSVNKKYMSDNDNGFALGDIIGDQLKDRK; this comes from the coding sequence ATGTCAGAAAACAGTAATCAATTTTTAGACGCATTAAAGCAAATGCAAGGAGTTGAGGTCGGAGATATTGTCGATGTCGAAGTATTAGACATTGAAGACGGCCAAATCGATGTTGGTGTTGAAAACGCTGGTGTTGAAGGTGTCATTACTCGTCGTGAATACACTTCAGACCGTAACGCAGACTTACGTGATTTAGTTAAGCCTGGTGACAAGTTTAAGGCCTTAGTATTAAGAAGAGCCGGTGGCGACAAGGAAAATGGTGAATTCTTCTTCTCAGTTACCCGCTTAAAGGAAAGAGAAGCCTACGACAAGTTACAAAAAGACTTCGAAGACGGAAATGCTGTCGAAGGTACTGTAACTTCATCAGTTCGTGGTGGTTTAATTGTTGATGTTGGTACACGTGGTTTCTTACCAGCTTCATTAATTTCAAACCGTTACGTTTCAGATCTTAAGCCTTACATTGGTAAGACTATGAAACTTAAGATTACCGAAATTGATCCTAACAAGAACCGCTTAATCCTTTCACACAAGGATTTAGTTGAAGAAGAACGTGAAGAAGCATTTGACAAGGTTGCATCACAATTAGTTGTTGGTGACGTTGTTGAAGGTAAGGTTTCACGTTTGACTAACTTCGGTGCATTTATCGATGTTGGTGGTGTTGACGGTTTAGTTCATATTTCAGAAATTTCTTACAAGCACGTTGACAAGCCAAGCGATGTTTTAAAGGTTGGTCAAGATGTTAAGGTTAAGGTCATTGGTATCGACAATGACAGACATCGTATTTCCCTGTCTATTAAGCAAACTGAACCTTCTCCATTTGAACAAGCTACAGCTGACTTAAACGAAGGCGATATTTTTGAAGGTGAAGTAAAGTCATTAACTAACTTTGGTGCTTTCGTTGAAGTTGCTGATGGTATTCAAGGTTTGGTACACGTTTCAGAAATCTCAAACAAGCATGTTGACAAGCCAAGCGATGTTTTAAAGGTTGGTCAAAGTGTTAAGGTTAAGGTTTTGAACATTGACCCAAGTGATAGAAGAATCTCACTTTCAATCAAGGCTGCTGACTCAAACGCTTCTTCAGAAAATCATAATTCTCGTCCACGTCGTTCACGTAACGAAAATTCAGTAAACAAGAAGTACATGAGTGATAACGACAACGGCTTTGCATTAGGTGACATCATTGGTGACCAATTAAAGGACCGTAAGTAG